The Manihot esculenta cultivar AM560-2 chromosome 8, M.esculenta_v8, whole genome shotgun sequence genomic interval GAGCTCAATTTCGCAGTTTTATTTTAAGCATGTAGAGGGATTGAGAGTGAATTTCAGTAGGTAGTAGAAAAGATGAATTACTTAAACCCCGGGTTtgctataaataaatttgtaaaaatcagtacaattaatttttttttccttcttttaatttgatttaattttaaaatttaattttaattatttcaagaCAGTTGAATTTATTTCGAAATAAAATGGACCAATTGTATTTTAGAAGAATAATGAATCGAGtatttttaactatttaattttacttaacGGTTTTGAGCACCATATAATTGAGTTTATATGAGTTTTATTTTGAAAGTCAATATTCATAACATATACAAGCTGGATCAGgtgtttatatataaaatatttattaataaatttatttatataattaattaatttaatataaaatatataacaatatttataaattttataaattttatttaaaaattagaattaaatattttttaaaataaaaatatattttatataaattattaattaaaattaaagacatttacaatttagtccttaAATATTATcgttattaataaatcagtgcctacattttcaaaaatctattaaaatatccttatattttctctccgtcaataaaatagtcattccatctatttttaccgttaaaaataaagtaaaatatcaaattacCCCATTcatttcctcctcctccttcttcattaattcctcctcctcctttttcttcattgattcctctttttttttttaattttcctttttttttaatttttctttttattttttttttaaggtggaggagaaatttttttttctttttttcttcatgATCGTTATCTTCttcctctctttcttcttcttttccttcttatttttttcatcttcttctccttcatcatcattttcttcttcttattttttgttatttttaaggAGGATGATGAAAAAAGTGTCACACCCATTCTCTAAACTGTAGAGATGGATATGACCAGAAAAACTGACAGAACTTCCCCtgatatttatacatataaaaacgTGTAACCTGCTATAATTTCAAAACATTAAGCATATATAGAGAAAACTGATAGCTGGACTAGTCAATCCATAATATATATACAACAACACAAAACCTTCTTTATTGGGGCTGTACAATCTATACATGATTTAAACCTTTAGACTGTGGATTAGCTATGAGTACTCCAGTTGGGGATTCTGTAGTATGTGAACATGTGTATAGGGATTGTGTTGTTAAGTTGGGTGACCATGAGCTGTTAGTGGATCTAATTCCTTTGTGTCTACAAGATCTGGATGTCATCCTAGGTATGGACTGGGTATCCCGTCATCATGCCACAATAGATTGCTTTGAGAAATCAGTGGTATTAAATAGTCCAGAAGGGTCTTCATGTATAAATTGATCTCAAGTCAGTCTGACTTCATGTCTGCGACGAATGCCATCAAACCAAGCATCAGCCTTACTCTGAAGCAACCCATGTACATTATCTACCTTCTCTGGATCAGTCAACTTCAttaattcaaacacttttagtACTTTCTTTAACCATTTATCTGCAATGTCAGCATCAGAGGAACCCtcaactatttcattgatgaaaagaaatgataaaagcattttaatatatatgagaaaatataataacgttttaatagatatgagaaaagataaagatattttaatagatatttgaaaatatagggactgacttattaataataataaaatctaaggactaaataagaggttttatttgagatcaatattgaattttaaaatttttttctcttattatttaaaaggaaaaaatgataaaaagaatattttattgacggaaaaaagattaaagaatattttaataggtttttttaaattaaaacaaccgacttgttaataataacaatatttatagactaaattataaatctcccttaaaattataatttaacgagtttaatattttttaaataataataattagatttgaggtaaatttgaataatttaaaattaattttaattaagttataGATGTATTCATTTATTGATAATATTAGTAATGAGTTCTACTCATCTATATCCTAAGCTTCAAGCTTTATGCCATTTTACTTATTTCCAACGTGTCATAATATTATTGTGAATTTGTGAGTACTTGAACATAAACGGGCTACCGTCTTCTAAGTAGTGACCGTTAACGCCAAACACTAACGCCGTCAGTGACAGGAGGGAAATAGGAGTACGAAATTGCTTCAAACGAAAATTGAATTCACTCTTTACCGCAACTTCTCCGCTCTCTTTTTCCTCTCCACTTCCTCTcgctctctttctctttctcttctctcccTCGCTTGCTCGTTCGATCTTACTGTCAATGTGATTTACTCTGGGCTCTTAATCCAGGGCAAATCGACCAAAAACCCTAGATTTGACGCCATCGTTCTAGAGGTTTTATTGGGTGCACCGGATGCTGCTTTTGCGAAATTTTTATTCACCAAGGTAATAGATGTTTCTCTAATGTTTGATTGGGATTCAAGTTGCTCACTGTATTTTCTCTGTTAATTTATTCCCAAATCCGTCTTTCTATGCTTTTTTGTACTATTCATATCGTGTTTGatgataaaatgaataatttctCTGGCATATAATTGGATGCGTTTAGTTTATTAAGATCATTTTCCCAAAGCGTTCTTTCTATGCCTCTTCTGCTGTTCATATCATGTTCAATGGTAAATTGAATCAATTCTCTCGCTACTGGATGCTTTTAGCTTTTTACTGATAAATTCCTATTGTTTTTGAAGAGCTGAAAATGAATAAGTTGCTTGTTAGCTATTCTGAGGTTGGGCTCAATAAAAGTTCGGTTGGCTCAGTTTGTAACTTTTAGGCTCATTTAATATACAAACTAAGTTTGAGTTTGTTGATATTTCATTCATTAAGGCGTCGTGAACTAGCTCATGAATATGCTTATGTAACTAAAAGTGTTTCATCTTAAACTTAGTATCTTAAACCTAAAAGTTACTAGGTTTGCAAGAGTTGAGTTGATTGTGAGTTGTTTGATATTCAGTTCAACAAAAACTCGGTTCTGCTTGATTCATTTTTGAAAAGAGCCAAGCTTGAGTTTTTGATATTTGACTTGAGTTAGGAAAGATTAAAGTTTGAGTTGGTTTGAATTCAAAAGAATTTTATCAACCAAGCCCAAACTTTTCAAAAGCTTGGGTTTATTTGGTTTGTTCACACCCTAAGGTCTTAGTTGGAATGTGAATATCCATTTGATTAACCATTCTTTTTCAGGAAGCTTGTTTTTTAATAGTTATTTATATGCATAATATGTGTAGCAAATGTTTCTCACCAAATAGAGTGAATTTTTCAGTGTTATTAGCTAATTTAGTGTAAGCATTTTTGTATTGAACAAGAAATAAAAATGGTCAGATTCGTTTATTTCTGTTTTTGgatgatctttcttttcttttcatttgaaACCACAGCAACCAAATTTAAACAACACCTAAAAGGCACAACACATTGCTGGATAATTGGAATATAAGATCAGTTTTATGACACAAAAATGATGCTGCTGGTGGTTTCTCTCTATCTCATACCTAGAATGCAAGTGCCTGttaagttaattttaaaaatccaaGGGCTAGATTAGCTTAACTTTGCCCATTTTCTGAAGAATAACATGTCAGTTAAATCTTCGACAAAAAAAAATGTCAGTTAAATGTCACAAGCTTTTCTTTTACATCTGATTCTAAAGGAAATTGCTATCTCGTAACTACTAATACCATTGTGGCATACTGTACAAGGCTTGGAGCAATTATAGGTGATGAGTTGATTGGTAAAGGAGATAGTCTGGTATAGCATCTTGGAGAACTATATGGCAAAGGTTGCTACACCTGGTTCGTTAACTTCCAATTCTCTTCAAATTGGTGGGACTGCTCTTCAGGTTGGTCCAATGGTTAAAAGGAAGACCCCGTCAGAACTGAGAGTAAGTTTTGAACTCATGATCTCTTCCTTCATGTTTTTGCTCTATAACTTGTACTGCAGTTGCTATTTAGACAGCCTGGTACTCTTATCATGTGATTTATATAGACAGAAACAGAGTTGGATGGTTTACCTTTGGCAATTTTTAAATGGTGATGTCTTTATATTTTGGCTTATCAACGTGATTTACTTTTATTGAGGGTGCTATTGATGATACACTTAATTGTTGTCTCACTTCATGATCAGTACCTATTAtgaagactattttcattcctTCATTCTTGAGTCTGAATTATTTGCCTTTTTGTGGTGTTATCTTCACTTGTTGGTATTGTATAGGAAAAGATGAAATAAATAGAAGCCGTTGTGCTAGGAATTAGGAAAATAATTCTACTCAGCTGTACGTTCTTGTATCAGTTTCTTATTTTTTACAACTCCTCTGTTTATGTTTTGTGACTGATTTAAGCTTATTTTGGAAGTGTTTGAGTGTCTTCTAATTGTTGTTCATTTTGAGTTGCAATATTGTATAGATCTATACAAAAGTTATTGAAAGAAAAAGGTTAGAAGTAGAATGGCCTTTATCCATCAGTGATGGTGTGGCCATAGGATCCCCCCTCCCTGTTAGACTAGACACGACCGCAAATTCCAAAACACTGGATAATCTGTAACAATGTCGTAGAAAATGAAAAGTGCTATAAATTAGCTtaatgctcacaaggaacagtGATTAAATTTATAcggttcaaaattttatttctagaATCTTTTTAGATCCAAGATGAATGAGAAAAGTCTCATGGTTTTATTGTAATCATCGGCATGCAGGGAGAGCAATTGAAGAGGACAAATGTTGAAATTGTAGATGAGTCTCCTGCTCCATTGTCTGGTTCAATGAAGTAAGTTGCATGCTTGCCTTGCTAATCTTTTTTacccttccttttcttctttagtGCCCCTTGGTCTGACACATTCTTTGTAATGGCCTAGCAACACTAGCAATAATGGACTTAAGAAACCAGATTTATCAAggaatccaagatatattgacaCCCGTATGGATGAAGTATATCCTGTCAAAAAGTCCAGGCTCAGGATGCTTTCTGTAACGGAAAATGCAAAGGTTGTTACATTTCCGGTTTAAGGGTTCTGATTTTCTGAACATGAATGGAGTGTGGTCATTACCCAATTGATTTGTTTTTAATACTTGTAACTTTTAACAGGAAAACATATCAACCGAGCAAACTAAAAGCCTGAAGAATATTTCCATGCTCTCAAATTTGAAAGCCAAAAGATTACTCTCATGGTATGAGTTCTAGCACATTGTATCATATTTGGAATTAGTAATCTTATTTTTCTCACTATACTGTTCTGCTATCTTTTTGCAGTCCAGAAAATTCTGCTGCATGCTCTATAGTTTCCAAAGAAGGTAAGGTGCAAGCTAATCAAACAATAGAAAGATGCACCCAAAGCATATTTCGAAGTGTTACTGAACTTTCATCAAATGGTGAAAATTCATCTGGCATGGCTCATGTCGATATGGTATAATTTGTTTGTAATTTTTCTTggtaattattttagttttatacaTGTACTGAATAAGCAATCACCTATTCTCTTAGGATAAAGCATTAAAAGGACTAGTTGCCCATGAACCTCCTACCAGTTCTGTTTTAAATGCTGCTGCTTCTGAAAAGTTGGGCAATCATTATTCAATTCATTCAGGCAATTTCATCTCTGAATGCTTCATTACAGGCCAAAAGGCTCCTCTTGATTTTACTTTGAAAACAAAAATGCGGTTGGTGTCCTCTTGCTCTGTCAATTGGTGAGTATGTCATTATTTATGAAGCTATTATTTCCCTTATTAGTTTGTCTGGTGGCAGCCCTTTGAGAAAGGGGCAACTTTAACATGTACTAATGTAGTTAATTTCCATGGTTAGTTACTATTTTTATTCCTCTTTTTGGCTTGAAGAATGCTAATATCGTCTTCTTTTCGCTCCAACAAGTCTTGAAACATAATATGGGGAGAATAATTTTGTAAAATGAAAAGAAGTGGAAAATAGTTACTTTATCCGTGACACACAGCACAATGAGTTATTAACTTATTCTCATAACTCCCTCAATTTGGATATGCATTTTAGTTAAAGCAGAGGTGACATAATTATTCATGCTATTCAATATACTTTAAGCCTTTCTTGTACGTCCCCCTTAGCCATGTGTTATTCTTAATGTTGTTTACATTAATGATTTTGAGTGGTTCAGTGGAGATTGTCTCATGGGAACTCTCTAATTGAATTGATTTCCTCTTGTTGAAACCAACTATGGGTAAAATACATGAGGACATCTGTTGCATTTCATAGCACGTGTTCTTTTATCACCTCCCATAACTTTTGCACTTTAGGCATACTTTTGTTCTGAAAGGCATATgctacttgttagagaacattGCTTGAAATAGGATGGCATGTGGGAGAATTTGGTGGAAACATATAATAATGTCAACTAGATATATTTTCTACATGTGATGTCATTGTCTTCCTCTATTGTGTATAGGTAAATGCTTTGGTGGGTATATTTCATGTCTGTgccacctttttttttttcatatatatataaacttaaggattagaaaatattttggacttgcttatattttttatacaaaaatgataaaaaaagccCTTTTTTTTCCATTTCTTGATTGCGTGTTTAATTACATAAGTGTGTGATATAAATTCCATATTCACAAGTGTATTACTTTATAATGACTTTCATTTTGCTGGTTTGATATTGTTTTTGGGTTAATATCTTCTTTTGCAATTTGTAGGATTCATAGGTCAATTATGTGTAGTGTCTACAATGGAATGCCACAGTTAAAATCCCAGTTTGATTGTTCCAAAGATGGTAGTAGCTCAGGGCAAGAATTTCTTTCCCAAATTCTTAGTTCCAAAGCATTACATTCGTGGATTTATCCTCAGTCTACATTGCCACCTTCTGTCATATCAGTGTTAAGTTCACAAGCACTAGATGGAGGTTTGTGgaactaaaatataattatctgATTTTATGCATTCCCTGCtgctcttttttattttttatttttacgtaTTTGTTTTTCATGCATTGGAAGTAGACTTTTTAAGAAAACGGCAAATGGGATGGGAGGATTCATTTCGGAGCCTCTATTACATGCTTCGAAAGGACATTTGCAATATCTTTTATGGTAATTACCTATGTTCTTATTCcttttcaattatttataaatctGAAGTAAATTCTGGTGCTGCTTCCGAGTGAAAAGTATGTAGCATCACATAAGCTTAGGGTGAGCATTAtttggttcaaaccgaaaaaattgattgaactgaattaatttcaaaattcggttcgatttggtttttaatttcaaaaattttggttatttcggttttgatcagaaaaaaatcagaaaaaccgaaccaaaccgattagtgataataacatgttattttcaataatatagagaaattaaattatattaaaattaaaatattttaattaaattttaaaatattaaaaataaagtgtaaaaaataaaaaaattattaaaaatcaaaaccgatcaaaccgaaccgaatcagaccggttcggttcgattcgatttctgaccagaatcggttcggtttggttttcataaatactaaaattttggttttcggtttattcggttcggttttgaaccgaaccgaccaaaaCCATTCACAACATTTAAGGCATATGTTTGTTTTTTAGAATTAATATGTATTGTATCTTCTCATGTTATTAGCCTTGCATCTCTCAGCTCCTTTCTTTATTTGCTATATGCTTAACTTGTTTATTTGTCACGTCAAGTGCAAGAGCTTGTGGGATCTATGAGATCCTCTAGTCTCTTGAGAAATCAATATCCTTTTCTTTATGTTATGAACCATGAACTAACATGGTGGTTTCTTGAAATTTGTAGTGTGCACATCACATTTTATTGTGATGTTTATCAGTGGTAGTGGCTTGGGAAGGACCAAAAAGTTATGCAATGCTTACATCTCCCAGTCAACAAGGGGTTTGAGATCGTTGTTGAGAGAGCATGTAAGAATTGCCTTTTCAATATCCAAATTCTTCTCATTCTCACATacaaataattttatctttataattttgCTTTGAAGTTTCTCTCATTATGTCATGTTTACTATGTAGGTAGCAACTAATTTTCTCTTCAATAAAACTTGTATTTTAGgggttttttttgttttgatgTGGAAGTTATCCCTTTAATGTAAATGATTcttgttaaatttgggttagGGTTAACTCACcctaaaagctagctcaagggaagAGTGTCTATGGCCTATATAAGGGGCATATTATCCCTTTCCACAATCGatatgggattcaacacactccctcacgcccagaatattttactggtgcgtggcatATTTATGGGAGACCCTACGTCGGATGGAGAGGCTCTTATACCACGTTAAATTTGGGTTAGGCCTAACTCATCCCAAAAGTTAGCTCAAGGGAGGAGTatctatggcccatataaaggggcacattaccctttccacaaccgatgtgggattcaacaattCTTATACTTGCATCCACAAAATTTTGTACAGTTGTATACAATCGAAACTTTGAAAATGATTATGAGGTTGGAAACCTTCCCATTAACTAGAAATGCAAGAACTGTTGTTGCTTCTTTGTTGAAGCTTCAAGAATAAAGATAGAAACTGATTGTTTTGATTTCAAAATGATGAAATAGAAGAGTTTTCAAGTTGGTTGCATTTTGCAAACAAGACTAAGCATTTGATTCCTGAGGAGCTGGTTGCTTAGGGAAGATGATCTGATTCTTTGGGGATGGTTTTGCTGTGTGGTAGATATGTGACGGTATAAAGTAGAGACTTATTTTTCAGGGTGGCTTCCTCCGTGGGATTAGATATAAAGTGTTTCTCTGAGGCGTTCTAGGTCATCTGGATGTTGGTGTTTTATATGTGCTAGAGCTACTCTAGGGTCTCTGCTTATGATTTAATACATTATCTTCACAAAAGCAAACCTTGGATTACATTGTGGTTTCTTCATCAGATTTCTAGTTAGCTCAGGCTTTTGGCAATGTCAGGAATCATTgccttattattttctttttttattgtgCATTGTATTCTATTGCTAAGCTTGACATCTTTCAATGTCTTCAAGGTTTTGTGtaagatatttttcaagtaggaACAACCAGAGCTGAAGGTTCAAAGACATAAGCTTGAATTTTCCGTTTTTTTTGGGTTATATATTTAGTAGTTTTAAAAGCATAGGTTTCAAAATCAGGAAATTGTCTTGCtgtactttttttaataaataatgtatTTGTGGTCCTCTACATGTTGCATTGCTTACATTTTCTACTAGTTTGTGGAAATTCAATGATTTGCGAATTGTGATGCCTTCTATTGGTTGACTTAGGGTGTTTGCTTCTCTATGCCACTTTGCCATTCTAAGGTAGAGCAAGCGACCACTGAAGATCTAGTTGAGCTCTCAGAAATTGAGAAGCAAAATTTGGGCCAGGTTTGttgtaatttttcattttttattttgtgattTGGGGGAACCATTGTCTTTGAATGTTTTATTCTGAAAATGATTTAATCCTCAATTTTCTTTGGAGTGAATTAATCGATTAGAGAACATGCGATTTCCGGATGTAACCTTGTAGGATAGGGCAAATGTTTTACTGCCTAGAAAATACACTCAAAATTTCTGATTCCTACATTTGGTGTGATCTTGAGGATCATGCCCTAAGGCTCCacttttaaaatcatattacTGAGCAGCTGGTTTCTATAGGAGCTATCCTTGTCAAGCCATTACcagttagtttttattttattccttaAACTTTATAATTTCTTGCTGTTTTCTATGTAATAATGCAGACTCGACGTCCGACCTCCTTGTCTGATGTTGATAATAGCCCACAATCTCTGCTGGCTTTCTGTGGAAATAAAAATGTACATGCATTGTATGATTTTTTGTTAAATTACAGGTAGGAAAACATTTAAAGTTTGAACTAAAGAATTATTTTGTTTGAGTTTGACCTCATGTTCTTGGAAACAGTTGCACCCTTATTGCATATATTCGTTGACCATGTTCTTGTGGTTGTATTCAGATATTCCTTGACCTTTTTGTCTGGTATGGATGTTCCTGTATTGTATTCACCTGTTCCATTTCAGAATGCTGCTCTTTCTGCTCCAGAGGTGGGTGTTACAGATgtttaatctaattttattgTTCAATAGGTCCTCATTGTCTAATTCGCCTGACCAATTCTGTTGTGTCTAATTCTTCTCTTGATAGCCAAGTTACACAATATTGGTAGAAAAGTCAATTGTTTTCTTTCACCTTTGGTCTATTCTTGGATCCTTTACTATCATTTACTTAAATTGTGATTGTCTACACTGTTGTCCTTTTATTGTTACCTAGAAATCTTTGCTTCTGTTTATTATCATGTTATATTGTTACTGCATTTTTTCTATATCAGAGAAGAGTTGTTTTTGGACATCAATAAACATTTTTCCCTTCCCCTCCAGTATGTTGTAAAGCAAATTCTCTCGTGTAGAAATGTTAATCCagtaaaaaaaatgttttattttttctctcttgACGTGAAACCACACGTCTTAAAGCACAAATCTTGTTTCCCAGATAAGATGTGTGGAGATGAAAAGAGTTGATCAGACTGCTGCTTCCCCCAAAGAATCTAAAGCTAAAGATGGTGAATCCTTACAAGGTTcatcttctggtctgtgctctAGCATTGAAGTCACTGATGCATACATTCCATCATGGATTGTTTGTCGTGTATGTGCATTAATAGGCTCTGAAGGGAAGAGCTTTGAGGCA includes:
- the LOC110620195 gene encoding protein downstream neighbor of Son isoform X1, which translates into the protein MAKVATPGSLTSNSLQIGGTALQVGPMVKRKTPSELRGEQLKRTNVEIVDESPAPLSGSMNNTSNNGLKKPDLSRNPRYIDTRMDEVYPVKKSRLRMLSVTENAKENISTEQTKSLKNISMLSNLKAKRLLSCPENSAACSIVSKEGKVQANQTIERCTQSIFRSVTELSSNGENSSGMAHVDMDKALKGLVAHEPPTSSVLNAAASEKLGNHYSIHSGNFISECFITGQKAPLDFTLKTKMRLVSSCSVNWIHRSIMCSVYNGMPQLKSQFDCSKDGSSSGQEFLSQILSSKALHSWIYPQSTLPPSVISVLSSQALDGDFLRKRQMGWEDSFRSLYYMLRKDICNIFYVCTSHFIVMFISGSGLGRTKKLCNAYISQSTRGLRSLLREHGVCFSMPLCHSKVEQATTEDLVELSEIEKQNLGQTRRPTSLSDVDNSPQSLLAFCGNKNVHALYDFLLNYRYSLTFLSGMDVPVLYSPVPFQNAALSAPEIRCVEMKRVDQTAASPKESKAKDGESLQGSSSGLCSSIEVTDAYIPSWIVCRVCALIGSEGKSFEASFITERTSVGLNVALETVHEKSDSNAIASEGLQDGSHCVGIPEATVSPSLGSGFLKGLKYSDGSYTASLSPV
- the LOC110620195 gene encoding uncharacterized protein LOC110620195 isoform X2: MAKVATPGSLTSNSLQIGGTALQVGPMVKRKTPSELRGEQLKRTNVEIVDESPAPLSGSMNNTSNNGLKKPDLSRNPRYIDTRMDEVYPVKKSRLRMLSVTENAKENISTEQTKSLKNISMLSNLKAKRLLSCPENSAACSIVSKEGKVQANQTIERCTQSIFRSVTELSSNGENSSGMAHVDMDKALKGLVAHEPPTSSVLNAAASEKLGNHYSIHSGNFISECFITGQKAPLDFTLKTKMRLVSSCSVNWIHRSIMCSVYNGMPQLKSQFDCSKDGSSSGQEFLSQILSSKALHSWIYPQSTLPPSVISVLSSQALDGDFLRKRQMGWEDSFRSLYYMLRKDICNIFYVCTSHFIVMFISGSGLGRTKKLCNAYISQSTRGLRSLLREHGVCFSMPLCHSKVEQATTEDLVELSEIEKQNLGQIRCVEMKRVDQTAASPKESKAKDGESLQGSSSGLCSSIEVTDAYIPSWIVCRVCALIGSEGKSFEASFITERTSVGLNVALETVHEKSDSNAIASEGLQDGSHCVGIPEATVSPSLGSGFLKGLKYSDGSYTASLSPV